The following coding sequences lie in one Primulina huaijiensis isolate GDHJ02 chromosome 2, ASM1229523v2, whole genome shotgun sequence genomic window:
- the LOC140968578 gene encoding kinesin-like protein KIN-7K, chloroplastic: protein MSTIHGVKPKRPSLKTTASVSNNSPSSSTTSSSRQYLEPSADSLSSPASSSARSKQFFYSESAPLDVERSKENVTVTVRFRPLSPREIRNGEEIAWYADGDTIARNENNQSIAYAYDRVFGPTTTTRHVYDVAAQHVVSGAMDGINGTIFAYGVTSSGKTHTMHGDQRSPGIIPLAVKDAFSIIQETPSREFLLRVSYLEIYNEVVNDLLNPAGQNLRVREDAQGTFIEGVKEEVVLSPAHVLSLIAAGEEHRHVGSTFFNLLSSRSHTIFTLTIEGSPCGENSEGEAVTLSQLNLIDLAGSESSRAETTGMRRKEGSYINKSLLTLGTVISKLTDEKSSHIPYRDSKLTRLLQSSLSGHGRVYLICTVTPSSSNSEETHNTLKFAHRAKHIEIQAAQNKIIDEKSLIKKYQNEIRCLKEELEQLKQGIVTVPPKKGGGDDILLLKQKLEDGQVRLQSRLEEEEEAKAALMGRIQRLTKLILVSTKASQSPRVPHRSGPRRRHSFGEDELAYLPYRRRDHILDDESMDLYVSSDGNTETADDPLKEEKRTKKNGLLNWLKLRKRDSSVGTLASSSEKSSGVKSTSSPSTPQADSTNIHIEARQPHSFLTESTPSANHLSYSRHFEVFEPGDSYSGLQTPLTSIKTMDQIDLLREQHKILSGEVALQTSSLKRLSDEAAKKPKEQIQVEIRNLKEEIRKKNDQIASLEKQISDYIIPHGKEDKLEESLSLSELMAQLNEKSFELEVKSADNRIIQEELNQKTLECEELRETVVSLKQQLSSALYQGGLSSLTDDQCFSETTRIQQMGKENATIKDSNDMLLLQAQVSEIVELKKKLAELTDSKNELELQNNKIAEESSYAKGLASAAAVELKALSEEVTKLMNKNERLNAELEVQKNLPTQRRTAIPTSRNGRRDSYVKPHGVVLASDIKRELAVSRKREQSYEAALTEKFERESELLKNLEESKQKEAYLENELANMWILTAKLKKSQGLDCDELNTENQKHDEFDIQNNQLF, encoded by the exons ATGTCTACAATACATGGAGTGAAACCCAAAAGGCCTAGCTTAAAAACAACAGCTTCAGTCAGCAACAACTCTCCATCGTCATCAACAACTTCATCTTCTCGGCAATATCTTGAGCCATCTGCTGACAGTCTGAGTTCACCAGCATCATCATCTGCTCGAAGTAAACAGTTCTTCTATTCAGAAAGCGCACCTTTGGATGTCGAGAGATCTAAAGAGAATGTCACAGTGACGGTGCGGTTTCGCCCTCTCAG TCCTAGGGAAATTCGAAATGGAGAGGAGATTGCGTGGTATGCAGATGGGGATACTATTGCAAGGAATGAAAATAATCAGTCAATTGCTTACGCATATG ATCGTGTTTTTGGTCCTACAACCACAACAAGGCATGTGTACGATGTTGCTGCTCAGCATGTAGTGAGTGGCGCCATGGATGGAATAAATG GTACAATATTTGCATATGGCGTTACTAGTAGCGGAAAGACGCACACAATGCAT GGTGATCAGAGGTCTCCTGGTATTATTCCATTGGCTGTGAAAGACGCTTTCAGCATCATTCAAGAG ACTCCAAGCAGAGAATTTCTCCTACGCGTCTCTTATCTGGAAATATACAATGAG GTTGTCAATGATTTGTTGAATCCGGCTGGACAAAATTTGCGAGTAAGAGAAGATGCACAG GGAACCTTTATTGAAGGAGTCAAGGAAGAAGTTGTGTTATCACCTGCTCATGTTCTATCTCTTATAGCTGCAGGAGAAG AGCATAGACATGTGGGTTCGACATTCTTCAATTTACTCAGCAGCAGAAGTCATACAATCTTCACTCTG ACCATAGAGGGTAGTCCATGTGGAGAAAATAGTGAAGGTGAAGCTGTTACCTTGTCACAATTG AACCTCATTGACCTAGCAGGTTCTGAGAGCTCAAGGGCTGAAACAACAGGCATGCGTAGAAAAGAGGGATCCTATATTAATAAGAGTTTGCTGACTCTTGGAACT gttatttcaaaattaacagATGAGAAGTCTTCACACATACCTTACAGGGACTCTAAATTGACGAGGCTTCTTCAGTCCTCACTTAGTGGTCATGGGCGTGTATAT CTAATTTGTACTGTTACGCCCTCCTCAAGCAACTCGGAGGAGACACACAACACATTAAAGTTTGCCCATCGGGCAAAGCACATTGAAATTCAAGCAGCACAAAACAAG ATAATTGACGAAAAATCACTTATCAAGAAGTACCAAAATGAAATTCGGTGTTTGAAGGAAGAACTGGAACAACTGAAACAGGGCATAGTGACAGTTCCCCCCAAAAAAGGTGGAGGCGACGATATTCTTCTCCTGAAGCAGAAG CTTGAAGACGGTCAAGTGCGACTACAGTCAAgattagaagaagaagaagaagccaaAGCTGCTTTAATGGGGAGAATACAGCGTTTGACAAAACTTATTCTTGTTTCAACAAAAGCTTCTCAATCACCAAGAGTTCCTCACCGTTCAGGACCAAGAAGAAGACATTCCTTTGGAGAAGACGAG CTTGCTTATCTTCCGTATAGAAGACGAGACCACATCTTGGATGATGAAAGTATGGACCTTTATGTTTCTTCTGATGGCAATACTGAAACTGCAGATGACCCATTGAAAGAAGAGAAAAGGACAAAGAAGAATGGTTTGCTGAACTGGTTGAAGTTACGG AAACGAGATAGCAGCGTAGGGACATTGGCAAGCTCTAGTGAGAAGTCCAGTGGAGTTAAATCCACGAGCAGTCCTTCAACTCCTCAAGCTGATAGCACAAATATTCACATAGAAGCAAGACAACCACATTCTTTTCTCACAGAAAGCACTCCTTCTGCCAACCATTTATCTTACTCAAGACATTTTGAAGTGTTTGAGCCTGGGGATAGTTATTCGGGACTACAGACTCCACTG ACCAGCATAAAGACTATGGACCAGATTGACCTTCTGAGAGAGCAGCATAAAATTTTGTCAGGTGAAGTCGCACTTCAAACAAGTTCTCTGAAACGATTATCCGACGAGGCTGCAAAAAAACCTAAGGAGCAAATCCAg GTGGAGATTAGAAATTTGAAGGAAGAAATTAGGAAAAAGAATGATCAAATAGCTTCATTGGAAAAGCAAATATCAGATTACATCATTCCCCATGGCAAGGAGGACAAATTAGAAGAATCACTA TCCCTCAGTGAACTAATGGCACAGTTAAATGAGAAGTCTTTTGAACTTGAG GTCAAATCTGCTGATAATCGAATAATCCAAGAGGAGCTGAACCAAAAG ACTTTGGAATGTGAAGAATTGCGAGAAACAGTTGTATCCTTAAAACAACAGTTGTCCAGTGCTTTATATCAGGGGGGCTTGAGTTCATTGACAGATGATCAATGCTTTTCTGAAACTACTCGCATACAGCAGATGGGCAAAGAAAATGCAACGATAAAAGATTCAAATGATATGTTGCTTCTACAAGCTCAG GTAAGTGAAATTGTAGAACTAAAGAAGAAACTGGCCGAGTTAACCGATTCAAAGAATGAACTAGAGCTGCAGAATAATAAAATTGCGGAGGAGAGTTCATATGCAAAGGGATTAGCATCTGCTGCTGCAGTTGAATTGAAGGCACTGTCAGAAGAGGTTACAAAGCTAATGAATAAAAACGAAAGATTAAATGCTGAGCTTGAAGTCCAAAAAAATTTGCCAACCCAACGTCGAACTGCCATACCCACCAGCAGGAATGGTCGGAGAGATAGTTATGTCAAACCCCATGGTGTTGTTTTAGCCTCTGATATCAAGAGAGAATTGGCCGTCAGCCGCAAAAGAGAGCAATCATATGAAGCTGCCTTGACCGAAAAGTTCGAAAGAGAATCCGAATTGCTGAAGAATCTCGAAGAATCCAAACAGAAAGAAGCGTACCTGGAGAATGAACTTGCAAACATGTGGATACTCACTGCAAAACTGAAAAAATCTCAAGGCCTTGACTGTGATGAACTAAATACAGAAAACCAGAAGCATGATGAATTTGATATTCAGAATAaccaattattttaa